A stretch of the Buchananella sp. 14KM1171 genome encodes the following:
- a CDS encoding class I SAM-dependent DNA methyltransferase → MNYDYDDAHLAAIYDHDNPSGDDHAFYRALVDELGARTVVDLGCGTGLLTAQLVDPGNAKSVGESGQSVLARRVVGIDPAQAMLDVARSQQHGDQVEWVCGTSAALRRLDLRADLVLMTGNVAMHILGEEWLATLRDVAQALAPGGTLAFETRNPEARAWLEWNGAETVRDTPIGPLKETWRTDPPDSAGVVTMHLENLFLADGYDASFTQRLQFRSFDQVVGDLRCAGLELVACYRDWERTPFTGGKDQRLMVFVAQRPLDE, encoded by the coding sequence ATGAACTACGACTACGACGACGCCCACCTGGCCGCCATCTACGACCACGACAACCCCTCCGGGGACGACCACGCCTTCTATCGGGCCCTGGTCGATGAGTTAGGCGCGCGCACCGTCGTAGACCTGGGCTGCGGCACCGGCCTCCTCACGGCGCAGCTGGTAGACCCCGGCAACGCCAAGAGCGTCGGCGAATCGGGGCAGTCAGTTCTCGCACGGCGCGTGGTGGGGATCGACCCGGCCCAGGCGATGCTCGACGTTGCCCGCAGCCAGCAGCACGGCGACCAAGTGGAGTGGGTGTGCGGCACCAGCGCCGCGCTGCGACGGCTGGACCTGCGGGCCGACCTCGTGCTCATGACAGGCAACGTCGCCATGCACATCCTGGGCGAGGAATGGCTGGCCACGTTGCGCGACGTCGCCCAAGCGCTGGCCCCCGGCGGCACGCTCGCCTTCGAGACACGCAACCCCGAGGCTCGGGCCTGGCTCGAATGGAACGGAGCGGAAACCGTGCGGGATACCCCCATCGGCCCGCTGAAGGAAACCTGGCGCACGGACCCGCCCGACTCCGCCGGCGTAGTTACCATGCACCTGGAAAACCTGTTCCTGGCAGACGGCTACGACGCCTCCTTCACCCAACGGCTCCAGTTCCGCAGCTTTGACCAAGTGGTAGGGGACCTGCGGTGCGCGGGCCTGGAACTGGTGGCCTGCTACCGCGACTGGGAAAGAACGCCATTCACGGGCGGCAAGGACCAGCGGCTCATGGTGTTCGTAGCCCAAAGGCCGCTCGACGAGTAA
- a CDS encoding ISL3 family transposase: protein MSNATFVAPDLTTFAGLDELGLVVTGQRVEPERAILECRLVEPDDWCGRCGCQGLARDTVKRRLAHEPFGWRPTTLEVRVRRYRCQECAHVWRQNMDLAAEPRARLSRRAVRWALEALVCQHLSVSRIAQGLSVAWDTANDAVLAEGQRLLINDPVRLEGVRVIGVDEHVWRHTRAGDKYVTVVIDLTPVKDGTGPARLLAMVQGRSKQAFKGWLAQQPRAWRDGVEVVAMDGFSGFKTATTEEMPQARAVLDPFHVVRLAGQALDECRRRVQQELHGRRGRADDPLYKARRTLHTGSDLLTPAQRKRLDALFANDDHAQVEVTWGVYQKMVAAYRQPERAKGKRLMQELITAISSGVPAALSEVITLGRTLKKRAGDILAYFDHPRTSNGPTEALNGRLEHLRGSALGFRNLTNYITRSLLEAGGFKPQLHP from the coding sequence GTGTCCAACGCTACCTTCGTCGCGCCTGATCTGACTACTTTTGCTGGCTTGGACGAGCTTGGTCTTGTCGTTACTGGCCAGCGTGTCGAGCCTGAGCGGGCGATACTGGAATGCCGCCTGGTCGAGCCTGATGACTGGTGTGGGCGGTGTGGATGTCAAGGCCTGGCACGTGACACGGTCAAGCGCCGGCTGGCTCACGAGCCCTTTGGGTGGCGTCCCACCACACTGGAAGTGCGAGTGCGTCGTTACCGCTGCCAGGAATGCGCACACGTATGGCGTCAGAACATGGACCTGGCAGCTGAGCCCAGGGCACGCCTATCGAGGCGTGCGGTGCGTTGGGCGTTGGAAGCCTTGGTGTGTCAACACCTGAGCGTATCCCGCATCGCTCAGGGCCTGTCCGTGGCTTGGGACACCGCCAACGATGCTGTGCTGGCCGAAGGACAGCGCCTCTTGATCAACGACCCCGTCCGGCTTGAAGGAGTCAGAGTTATCGGCGTGGATGAGCATGTTTGGCGCCATACTCGCGCAGGTGACAAGTACGTAACCGTGGTCATCGACTTAACCCCCGTCAAGGATGGCACTGGCCCTGCCCGGCTACTCGCCATGGTCCAGGGCCGCTCCAAGCAGGCTTTCAAGGGCTGGCTGGCCCAGCAGCCCCGAGCATGGAGAGATGGCGTGGAAGTGGTCGCGATGGACGGTTTTAGCGGGTTTAAAACCGCCACCACCGAGGAAATGCCCCAGGCCAGGGCCGTGCTCGATCCCTTCCACGTAGTACGCCTGGCAGGCCAGGCGCTTGATGAGTGTCGTCGGCGTGTTCAGCAAGAACTACATGGACGGCGGGGACGGGCTGATGATCCCCTGTACAAGGCCCGCCGTACTCTGCACACCGGTAGCGACCTGCTCACCCCTGCCCAGCGCAAGCGTTTAGACGCGCTCTTCGCCAACGATGACCATGCCCAAGTCGAGGTCACCTGGGGTGTGTACCAGAAGATGGTGGCCGCTTACCGTCAGCCCGAGCGGGCCAAGGGCAAAAGACTCATGCAAGAACTGATCACCGCGATCTCTAGCGGCGTACCTGCCGCCCTGAGCGAGGTCATCACCCTGGGACGAACGCTGAAGAAACGCGCCGGTGACATCCTGGCCTACTTCGACCATCCCAGGACCAGCAACGGCCCCACCGAAGCACTCAACGGACGCCTGGAACACCTACGCGGCTCAGCACTCGGCTTTCGCAACCTGACCAACTACATCACCCGCAGCCTGCTCGAAGCAGGCGGATTCAAACCCCAACTACACCCTTAA
- a CDS encoding class I SAM-dependent DNA methyltransferase, with translation MAVNKQQVRAFVERWDGQGYEKGDTHKFWLELLGAIGYQHATEVKFEHRLPNGGFVDVWLRDASVLVEQKGMNVDLNKAELRQGELKTPLVQALDYVDNMPRVEQPRYVVTCNFGTFRVYDRDKHAKADLAANAFEFSLRELAEHPEYLAFILDPANSRLEKEKQVSIQAGALIGRLYDQMRQGYLDTDSPETMHALNVLCVRLVFCLFCEDADLFPKDAFHQFLRDVPPAHVRTQLKRLFAALNTDIPDRDQYDLDLKPFPYVNGGLFREDTEIPNFTPEMKDFLLEQVSGPVDWSKISPTIFGGIFESTLNPVTRRAGGMHYTSPRNIHRVIDPLFMDELYAEFNAIRTEEGQTPRAKKNRLKRFHKKLCGLTFFDPACGSGNFLTETYLCLRALEDEILHELMDGQAGFTFADEALDGDRVSLNQFYGIEINDFAVTVAETALWISRLKANGDSEMLYDIASKDFPLVERPNILHANALRVDWNDVLPAERCDYVMGNPPFAGARLMTKEQKQDVTDTWGPRSGNLDYVTCWFKKASDYLGAVDAAKFAFVSTNSIVQGEPVATMFDPIMGAGWKISFAHQSFPWTTESAGAAAVHCVIVGFSRQRATAPRLFTYGVGNNEAVEISATNINAYLMDSASVNVQSRTKPVSTALPAVSFGSMANPTAPFVVSVDDLDEVRSDAIASKYLHRFVGSEELIHSKERWCYWLDTEAFEPADITASRHLQALTNAVREKRLSSKRAATAALAEIPHLFAERRQPELSYVCIPKVASENRAYFTADYLGPEVIASDLVFTCPDEDGFVFAIVSSSMFITWQKTVGGRLESRLRFSNTVVWNNLPLPPVAPELRAQIIAAGKAVLAARALHPERSLAKHYEPGKLSPELQAAHDALDLLVDKAFGAQHPLADNTERLQVLFARYSELTAAPA, from the coding sequence GTGGCGGTCAACAAGCAGCAGGTGCGGGCATTCGTGGAGCGCTGGGACGGCCAGGGTTACGAAAAGGGCGACACGCACAAGTTTTGGCTGGAGCTGCTTGGGGCGATCGGCTACCAGCACGCCACCGAGGTGAAGTTCGAGCACCGGCTACCCAACGGCGGTTTCGTGGACGTGTGGCTGCGGGACGCGAGCGTGCTCGTGGAGCAAAAGGGCATGAACGTCGACCTCAACAAGGCCGAACTGCGACAGGGCGAGCTGAAGACGCCGCTTGTCCAGGCGCTTGATTACGTGGACAACATGCCGCGTGTGGAGCAGCCGCGCTACGTGGTCACCTGCAACTTCGGCACGTTCCGTGTGTACGACCGCGACAAGCACGCGAAAGCCGACCTGGCGGCCAACGCCTTCGAGTTCAGCCTGCGGGAGTTGGCTGAGCACCCGGAGTACCTGGCGTTCATTCTGGACCCGGCCAACAGTCGCCTGGAGAAGGAGAAGCAGGTCTCCATCCAGGCTGGTGCCCTGATTGGCAGGCTTTACGACCAGATGCGCCAGGGCTACCTGGACACCGATTCGCCTGAGACGATGCACGCGCTGAACGTGCTGTGCGTGCGGCTCGTGTTTTGCCTGTTTTGCGAGGACGCGGACCTGTTCCCGAAGGACGCCTTTCACCAGTTTTTGCGCGACGTTCCGCCGGCCCACGTGCGCACGCAGCTCAAGCGGCTATTTGCCGCCTTGAACACGGACATCCCGGACCGCGACCAGTACGACCTGGACCTGAAGCCCTTCCCTTACGTGAACGGTGGTCTATTCCGCGAGGACACGGAAATTCCCAACTTCACGCCGGAGATGAAGGACTTCCTGTTGGAGCAGGTGTCTGGCCCGGTGGACTGGTCCAAGATTTCGCCCACGATCTTTGGTGGCATTTTTGAGTCGACGCTCAACCCGGTGACTCGCCGGGCTGGCGGCATGCACTACACGAGCCCGCGCAACATTCACCGGGTGATCGACCCGCTCTTCATGGATGAGCTGTACGCCGAGTTCAACGCCATTCGGACGGAGGAGGGGCAGACGCCGCGCGCAAAGAAGAACCGGCTGAAGCGTTTTCACAAGAAGCTGTGCGGGCTGACGTTCTTTGATCCGGCCTGTGGGAGCGGTAACTTCCTCACCGAGACGTACCTGTGCCTGCGTGCGTTGGAGGATGAGATTCTGCACGAGCTCATGGACGGGCAGGCTGGTTTCACTTTCGCGGACGAGGCTTTGGATGGGGACCGCGTCTCGCTCAACCAGTTCTACGGGATCGAGATCAACGATTTCGCGGTGACGGTTGCCGAGACGGCGTTGTGGATTTCGCGGCTGAAGGCCAACGGCGATTCGGAGATGCTCTACGACATCGCCTCTAAGGACTTCCCCCTGGTGGAGCGGCCGAACATCCTGCACGCCAACGCGCTGCGGGTGGACTGGAACGACGTTCTGCCGGCCGAGCGTTGTGACTACGTCATGGGCAACCCGCCGTTCGCAGGTGCGCGTCTGATGACCAAGGAGCAAAAGCAAGACGTTACCGACACCTGGGGGCCGCGGTCGGGGAACTTGGACTATGTGACGTGCTGGTTCAAGAAGGCGAGCGACTACCTTGGTGCGGTAGACGCCGCCAAGTTTGCGTTCGTATCTACTAACTCGATTGTTCAGGGCGAGCCGGTAGCTACCATGTTTGACCCTATCATGGGGGCCGGATGGAAGATTTCCTTTGCTCACCAGTCCTTCCCCTGGACCACGGAGTCGGCGGGTGCAGCGGCAGTCCACTGCGTGATAGTCGGATTCAGCAGGCAAAGGGCAACCGCGCCTAGGCTGTTCACATACGGCGTGGGCAACAATGAGGCAGTGGAGATCAGCGCTACCAACATAAACGCGTACCTGATGGACTCTGCATCGGTAAACGTGCAGTCACGGACGAAGCCGGTTTCTACAGCCCTTCCCGCAGTCAGTTTCGGTTCAATGGCAAATCCGACGGCACCTTTTGTGGTTTCCGTTGATGATCTTGACGAGGTAAGGAGCGACGCGATCGCGTCAAAGTACCTTCACAGGTTCGTGGGATCAGAGGAGTTGATCCATTCGAAGGAACGATGGTGCTACTGGCTGGACACGGAGGCGTTCGAGCCGGCTGACATCACCGCTAGCCGTCACCTGCAGGCGCTGACAAATGCGGTACGTGAGAAGCGGCTGAGCTCGAAGCGTGCGGCAACGGCAGCGTTGGCAGAAATCCCGCACCTGTTCGCGGAACGCCGGCAACCTGAGCTTTCATACGTATGTATTCCGAAGGTGGCAAGCGAGAACCGTGCTTATTTCACTGCGGACTACCTAGGTCCAGAGGTGATCGCGTCCGATCTGGTGTTCACCTGCCCGGACGAGGACGGTTTCGTCTTTGCGATCGTGAGCTCGTCCATGTTCATCACCTGGCAGAAGACCGTCGGTGGCCGCTTGGAGTCGCGGTTGCGTTTCTCTAACACCGTGGTCTGGAACAACCTGCCGCTGCCGCCTGTGGCGCCGGAACTGCGCGCGCAGATCATCGCGGCGGGCAAGGCCGTGCTCGCCGCCCGCGCGCTGCACCCGGAGCGCTCCCTGGCCAAGCACTACGAGCCCGGCAAGCTCTCCCCGGAGCTCCAAGCCGCCCACGACGCCCTAGACCTGCTGGTGGACAAGGCGTTCGGCGCGCAGCACCCGCTCGCCGATAACACCGAGCGCCTGCAGGTGCTGTTCGCCCGCTACAGCGAACTCACCGCCGCGCCAGCCTGA